A DNA window from Methylocystis heyeri contains the following coding sequences:
- a CDS encoding TonB-dependent receptor: protein MSFSFFARALYAGASAAALTLALAAPAALAQEKLPSIEVGAAARKPKPTAAPAPAPRAPAATEPAAPALPSPDVVGNPQPGVQPAVTASSERIYSEQQVTERIYAQPGEALEIVPGLVVAQHSGMGKANQYFLRGFALDHGYDIGITLDGMNVNQPSHVHSNGYADTNFLIPELLSGMDVRKGPYFADEGVFSSVGAVHMQYVDSLRNGLILASGGSFAWGRTLMAKSWGVGEGELLMALEGNIYNGPWERPDEARKINGVARWSVGTEDNGYAVTGMAYSNHYFATDQIPYHLVWMGLMSRWGTQDPTDGGNASRYSLSARWSETTKEQWSRAEAYFIHNDTNLYDNFTYQLGAPVTGGGLGDQTHQYDHRNQIGLKAQHGWNYQLASYPTETRVGTENIFDFIHNGNGESYERIQYDEIANNYIKEYIQALWTDTTLKWTPWARSTAGFRLDYVHGSVNNAMNPIAALGWLQGTPFYIGGYNNGELGRFFTSPKFGTVFGPFYNTEFFLNFGEGLRAEDMRAATNHFATDGTQYAYIPNVQLLTKTRGAEAGFRTRPIEGLESSLSLFWQNMDAEQEFNADAATSVYGRPGRRYGFEWTTRYDPTSWAHFDSQVTGTHARFKGFDTVQAVAWANYIAGGLGSDGGLWPMGIWGMSPGNYLSLAPVWVASAELEIGEKTGWFGALQYRYFGARPLTENGQIQSPATGTLNARIGYRFDNGWKIQLDGFNIANSRSDNIDYAANVFGKQDFLLFPGYVGGSAFGIADRTFKPVDPPAVRLTLSGPIAWGEATPIAAKY from the coding sequence ATGTCGTTCTCATTCTTTGCCCGCGCTCTCTACGCCGGCGCGAGCGCTGCCGCTCTGACCCTCGCTCTCGCTGCGCCCGCGGCGCTGGCCCAGGAAAAATTGCCGTCCATCGAAGTCGGCGCTGCGGCGCGAAAGCCCAAGCCGACGGCGGCCCCCGCTCCGGCGCCCCGCGCCCCGGCGGCGACAGAGCCGGCGGCCCCGGCGCTTCCTTCCCCCGATGTCGTCGGCAACCCGCAGCCGGGCGTCCAGCCCGCGGTCACGGCCTCGAGCGAACGCATATATTCCGAGCAGCAGGTCACGGAGCGCATCTACGCCCAGCCGGGCGAGGCGCTTGAAATCGTGCCCGGCCTCGTCGTGGCCCAGCACAGCGGCATGGGCAAGGCGAACCAGTATTTCCTGCGCGGCTTCGCGCTCGATCACGGCTATGATATCGGCATCACGCTCGACGGCATGAACGTCAACCAGCCGTCTCATGTGCACAGCAACGGCTATGCCGACACCAATTTCCTGATCCCGGAACTGCTCAGCGGCATGGATGTCCGCAAGGGGCCCTATTTTGCCGATGAAGGCGTGTTCTCCTCGGTGGGCGCCGTCCACATGCAATATGTGGATTCCTTGCGAAACGGCCTCATTCTCGCCTCCGGAGGCAGTTTCGCCTGGGGTCGCACGCTGATGGCGAAATCCTGGGGCGTCGGCGAAGGCGAGCTGCTGATGGCGCTCGAAGGCAATATCTACAACGGCCCATGGGAGCGCCCCGACGAAGCGCGCAAGATCAACGGCGTCGCGCGCTGGAGCGTCGGCACGGAGGACAATGGCTACGCAGTCACCGGCATGGCCTATTCCAACCATTACTTCGCCACCGACCAGATCCCCTATCATCTCGTCTGGATGGGGTTGATGTCGCGCTGGGGAACCCAGGACCCGACCGACGGCGGCAACGCCTCCCGCTACAGTCTTTCGGCGCGCTGGAGCGAAACCACCAAGGAGCAGTGGTCGCGCGCCGAAGCCTATTTCATCCACAACGACACCAATCTCTATGACAATTTCACCTATCAGCTCGGAGCGCCGGTCACGGGCGGCGGGCTAGGCGACCAGACTCACCAATATGATCATCGCAATCAGATCGGCCTGAAAGCTCAGCACGGCTGGAACTACCAGCTCGCCTCCTATCCGACCGAGACCCGCGTCGGAACCGAAAATATTTTCGACTTCATCCACAATGGCAACGGCGAATCCTACGAGCGCATCCAGTATGACGAGATCGCCAACAACTACATCAAGGAATATATCCAGGCGCTGTGGACCGACACCACGCTGAAATGGACGCCCTGGGCGCGCTCGACTGCAGGCTTCAGGCTCGACTATGTTCACGGCTCGGTCAACAACGCGATGAATCCGATCGCGGCGCTGGGCTGGCTCCAGGGAACGCCGTTTTATATCGGCGGCTACAACAACGGCGAATTGGGTCGTTTCTTCACCAGCCCCAAATTCGGGACGGTGTTCGGGCCGTTCTACAATACCGAATTCTTCCTGAACTTCGGCGAAGGGCTGCGCGCCGAAGACATGCGCGCGGCGACCAATCATTTTGCGACCGACGGGACCCAATACGCCTATATCCCCAATGTGCAGCTTTTGACCAAGACGCGCGGCGCGGAAGCGGGTTTCCGCACCAGGCCGATCGAGGGACTCGAGTCAAGCCTGTCGCTGTTCTGGCAGAACATGGACGCGGAACAGGAGTTCAACGCCGACGCCGCCACCAGCGTCTATGGACGTCCCGGCCGACGCTACGGCTTCGAATGGACGACGAGATACGACCCGACCTCCTGGGCGCATTTCGACAGCCAGGTGACCGGCACTCATGCGCGCTTCAAGGGCTTCGACACCGTGCAGGCGGTCGCCTGGGCTAATTACATCGCCGGGGGGCTGGGCAGCGACGGCGGCCTATGGCCCATGGGCATTTGGGGAATGTCGCCAGGCAATTATCTGTCGCTGGCGCCGGTCTGGGTCGCCTCGGCCGAACTCGAGATCGGCGAGAAAACCGGCTGGTTCGGCGCATTGCAATACCGCTATTTCGGCGCGCGTCCTCTGACCGAAAACGGCCAGATACAATCTCCGGCCACCGGAACGCTCAATGCGCGCATTGGGTATCGTTTCGACAATGGCTGGAAGATCCAGCTCGATGGATTCAACATCGCCAATTCGCGCTCGGACAACATCGACTACGCCGCCAATGTCTTCGGCAAGCAGGATTTCCTCTTGTTCCCGGGATATGTCGGCGGCAGCGCCTTCGGCATCGCCGACCGCACCTTCAAACCGGTGGATCCACCCGCCGTGCGCCTCACGCTGAGCGGGCCCATCGCCTGGGGCGAGGCGACGCCCATCGCCGCCAAATATTAG
- a CDS encoding DUF2946 family protein has product MPAVRHWLLLIVLAVALTATAQGRAYHIGMAAGHSNAVSAHCLNQKNSAPPAGRHGDCCTLCQLCGLTGVPAAPAQLLNRAAPVTIRLAEFSPTAARSGRLAKSHRARASPIYG; this is encoded by the coding sequence ATGCCCGCAGTGCGCCATTGGCTTCTGCTGATCGTTCTGGCCGTCGCGCTCACCGCGACGGCGCAGGGGCGCGCCTATCATATCGGCATGGCGGCGGGGCATTCCAATGCAGTCTCCGCGCATTGTCTCAATCAGAAAAACAGCGCGCCGCCGGCCGGACGGCATGGCGATTGTTGCACGCTGTGCCAGCTGTGCGGACTGACCGGCGTCCCCGCGGCGCCGGCGCAGCTGCTGAATAGGGCGGCGCCCGTCACCATCCGCCTCGCCGAGTTCAGCCCGACCGCCGCGCGATCCGGCCGGCTCGCCAAATCGCATCGCGCCAGAGCATCTCCGATTTACGGCTGA
- the nusG gene encoding transcription termination/antitermination protein NusG, giving the protein MNLRALSQSMAATSRRWYLAQTLPHKEGTAQMQLEAQGFHSFLPRRPRTVRHARQLRTVNAPLFPRYLFVSLDLGRDRWRSVNGTIGVAGLFMVDDRPAPVPVGVVEDLIQSADPVGRMRIAEDMQPGQKVRLTAGPLAHALGILERLDERGRVEVLLEIMGGHIRTSAALEWVERLG; this is encoded by the coding sequence ATGAACTTGCGGGCTTTGTCTCAGTCGATGGCGGCAACAAGCCGGCGATGGTATCTGGCGCAAACCCTTCCGCATAAGGAGGGGACGGCTCAAATGCAGCTGGAAGCCCAGGGCTTTCACAGCTTTTTGCCGCGACGCCCGCGCACTGTGCGGCACGCGCGACAGTTGCGGACCGTCAACGCTCCGCTATTTCCGCGTTATCTCTTCGTTTCACTCGATCTCGGCCGGGATCGCTGGCGCAGCGTCAACGGTACGATCGGCGTCGCCGGTCTCTTCATGGTCGACGATCGGCCGGCGCCTGTTCCGGTCGGCGTGGTGGAGGATCTCATCCAGTCGGCCGATCCCGTCGGCCGGATGAGGATCGCAGAAGATATGCAGCCTGGCCAGAAGGTGCGCTTGACGGCGGGGCCATTGGCGCATGCTCTCGGCATTTTGGAACGCCTCGACGAACGCGGTCGCGTCGAAGTTTTACTCGAGATAATGGGCGGGCATATCCGCACTTCTGCGGCGCTTGAATGGGTGGAGCGGCTGGGTTAG